Proteins found in one Flavobacterium channae genomic segment:
- a CDS encoding outer membrane beta-barrel protein, which yields MKTIQLFITIALLSFLTTNAQITKGNWMVGGTGSFTNYKSTFQSGNTEISQTGSALNISPNLGYFIVDNVVLGSIVSFSFSNPSGDNNNSQGYGLSPFIRYYFRKSDKMINPFLQTGYSLSKGKSDSGGSNKSTGYTIKGGSAIFLNSSVALELSLNYDSSKFNSDVKSNNFTVGIGFQIHLEKK from the coding sequence ATGAAGACAATTCAATTATTTATCACTATTGCATTATTATCATTTTTAACAACTAACGCTCAAATTACAAAAGGGAATTGGATGGTTGGAGGCACTGGAAGCTTCACAAATTATAAAAGTACTTTTCAAAGCGGTAATACCGAAATTAGTCAAACAGGGAGTGCATTAAATATTTCTCCAAATTTAGGCTACTTTATTGTAGATAATGTTGTTCTTGGTTCTATTGTAAGTTTTAGCTTTTCAAATCCATCTGGTGACAACAATAATAGTCAAGGTTATGGTTTATCACCCTTTATTAGATATTACTTTAGAAAATCTGATAAAATGATTAACCCTTTTTTACAAACGGGTTATAGTTTAAGTAAAGGTAAAAGTGATTCAGGGGGATCAAATAAAAGCACTGGATATACAATTAAAGGAGGTTCAGCTATTTTTTTAAACAGTAGTGTTGCTCTTGAACTCTCGCTTAATTATGATTCATCAAAGTTTAATTCAGATGTAAAATCTAATAATTTTACAGTTGGAATTGGTTTTCAAATACATTTAGAGAAAAAATAA
- a CDS encoding Ig-like domain-containing protein: MKNKIKFLKLVVILFFSFNTHSQVTVSVQNLQYTNNGQPTVYPSNCGNIDLASSISTSLYLSINLSKPNGQVVGLSDLRVYTQKSSSDSRIERSWIQIQESFWSTSEPSTYLTTANFSINSSDFNTSGGTLFVVFKSSGNVEYQTACSFTITKTPPPSFSLSPSTVSLGCGDTSLRTFTITPANIPSGANVTYSWNHPGWTLVSSTATSRTLQPNSTNNLPSNVTVTPSINSVTQATKTCVVSRAPFNTNTLSISGNNYVCDTGIYSINNLPSSVVIQSVTSSNNNIATVSLTGTNEILVTKVSDGIVSISATVQNTCNQIATISKENIQIGIPSNVNDAVISGSSSVCSNQYYTYTITEASHPCITTFNWDVSPNLQIISQNSNSVTVIKNPSDNQNSGYISYTIPNTNVEIRKGVWVGLPENSGLNILKIGSYDFYAGSWTTLKATYSALIYPESGNYNLTYEWIIPNSYVRNYTDTAYKDVNPRSSDQLNIGIRAWNECGCTDWFYKLFDVISAGTGGGGTGGGNVLTPAN; the protein is encoded by the coding sequence ATGAAAAACAAAATAAAGTTTTTAAAATTAGTTGTAATACTATTTTTTAGTTTTAATACTCATTCTCAAGTAACAGTAAGTGTACAAAATTTACAATATACAAATAATGGTCAACCTACTGTGTATCCATCAAATTGTGGGAATATAGATTTAGCATCAAGTATTAGCACATCATTATATTTAAGTATAAATTTAAGTAAACCTAATGGTCAAGTTGTTGGTTTAAGTGATTTGCGTGTTTATACTCAGAAATCCTCCTCAGACTCGAGAATTGAAAGAAGTTGGATACAAATTCAAGAATCATTTTGGAGTACATCAGAACCAAGTACCTATCTTACAACTGCTAATTTCTCAATAAATTCTTCCGATTTTAATACTTCTGGTGGTACTTTATTTGTAGTTTTTAAGTCAAGTGGAAATGTTGAATATCAAACTGCTTGTAGCTTTACAATTACCAAAACCCCTCCTCCGTCATTTTCATTATCACCTTCAACAGTAAGTTTAGGTTGTGGTGATACAAGCCTAAGAACATTTACTATTACTCCAGCAAATATTCCAAGTGGGGCAAATGTAACTTATAGTTGGAATCATCCAGGTTGGACATTAGTTAGTTCAACAGCTACTTCTAGAACTTTACAACCAAATTCTACTAATAATTTACCTTCAAATGTAACCGTAACCCCAAGTATTAATAGTGTTACTCAAGCTACTAAAACTTGCGTTGTCAGCCGTGCTCCTTTTAATACAAACACACTTTCAATTTCGGGTAATAATTATGTTTGTGATACTGGTATTTATTCCATAAACAATCTACCAAGTAGTGTAGTTATTCAATCTGTTACATCATCAAATAATAATATTGCAACAGTTAGTTTAACTGGTACTAATGAAATTTTAGTTACAAAAGTTTCAGATGGTATTGTTTCTATTTCTGCTACTGTTCAAAATACTTGTAATCAAATAGCAACGATTTCTAAAGAAAATATACAAATTGGAATTCCTAGTAATGTAAACGATGCCGTTATTTCAGGTTCTAGTTCTGTTTGTTCAAATCAGTATTATACTTACACAATCACAGAAGCAAGTCATCCTTGTATAACCACTTTTAATTGGGATGTTTCTCCAAACTTGCAAATAATTTCTCAAAATTCAAATAGTGTAACTGTAATTAAAAATCCATCTGACAATCAAAATTCGGGTTACATTTCATATACTATTCCAAATACAAATGTTGAAATTAGAAAAGGAGTTTGGGTTGGTTTACCTGAAAATTCAGGATTAAACATACTTAAAATTGGTTCTTATGATTTTTATGCTGGTAGTTGGACAACTCTAAAGGCAACTTATAGCGCACTTATTTACCCTGAAAGTGGAAATTATAATTTAACTTACGAATGGATAATCCCTAATAGCTATGTGAGAAATTATACCGACACTGCTTACAAAGATGTAAATCCAAGGAGTAGTGATCAATTAAATATTGGCATAAGAGCATGGAATGAATGCGGTTGCACAGATTGGTTTTATAAATTATTTGACGTAATTAGTGCAGGTACAGGTGGAGGAGGCACAGGTGGAGGAAATGTATTAACACCTGCCAATTAA